One window of the Allosaccharopolyspora coralli genome contains the following:
- a CDS encoding FtsK/SpoIIIE domain-containing protein, with protein sequence MSGLSIYDPVHLGIDERGYGVDIELIYRNILLGGEPGSGKSVALNNIVAHAAMCTDTRLWLFDGKQVELGLWKSVSDVFVGPDIDAGLARLQELQRVMDWRYDELDRVRRRKITQTDPVDVIVAVIDEIAYYSATIGSKEQQEKFVRLVRDLVARGRAAGVIVVAATQRPSADIIPTSLRDLFGFRCAFRCTTEASSDIILGHGWAKQGQSATHIAPEDRGIGLLLAEGGMPRRMKSAYLSDADIYALVDYAHQLRTTIAY encoded by the coding sequence GTGTCGGGGTTGTCCATCTACGACCCCGTCCATCTCGGCATCGACGAGCGTGGCTACGGCGTGGACATCGAGTTGATCTACCGCAACATCCTGCTCGGCGGCGAACCCGGCTCCGGAAAGTCCGTCGCTTTGAACAACATCGTCGCCCACGCAGCGATGTGCACCGACACCCGGCTGTGGCTTTTCGACGGCAAACAAGTCGAGTTGGGCCTGTGGAAGTCCGTGTCCGACGTGTTCGTCGGCCCGGACATCGATGCCGGTCTCGCACGCCTTCAGGAGCTGCAACGCGTCATGGACTGGCGCTACGACGAACTCGACCGCGTCCGCCGGCGCAAAATCACCCAGACCGACCCGGTCGACGTGATCGTCGCGGTCATCGACGAGATCGCCTACTACTCCGCGACCATCGGCAGCAAAGAACAACAGGAGAAGTTCGTGCGCCTCGTGCGTGACCTGGTCGCTCGGGGTCGTGCCGCCGGCGTCATCGTCGTCGCCGCCACCCAACGCCCCAGCGCCGACATCATCCCCACCAGCCTGCGGGACTTGTTCGGGTTCCGGTGCGCGTTCCGCTGCACCACCGAGGCGTCCTCGGACATCATCCTCGGGCACGGCTGGGCCAAACAAGGCCAATCCGCCACGCATATCGCACCCGAAGACCGAGGCATCGGCCTCCTGCTGGCTGAGGGTGGCATGCCGCGTCGGATGAAATCCGCCTACCTCTCGGATGCCGACATTTACGCGCTCGTGGACTACGCCCACCAACTCCGCACCACCATCGCCTACTAA
- a CDS encoding tyrosine-type recombinase/integrase: MADKRGKKRSNGQGSVYQRKDGIWVGAAYVLTTTGHRKRITVSAKTKTEADRKLRKKINDSDNGVPVAAESWTLGAYLEHWLANVVRHRRPKTYQGYEGVVRRYLVPGLGKKKLATLKAPEMRAFFTRLEHDCRCCADGIDADRPVDQQKCCALGRCCDKRLSVRTIQFIHAVLRNALQQAMREELVMRNVATLVQVKTPKYRVNRGLELADARKLLRESEDDRLHALYVLALYLGLRRAELLGLRWEDVDLNEGALELVQTLQRVGGELMVVPTKTAGSTRTIPLPSVCIRALRAHQDRQIRERESAEVWKDSGLVFTNTIGRPLEPGNLRRSWHPLRDRIGLPETRFHDLRHSCVSLLLDVGVPPHIVARIVGHSDSRITMSIYAHASLDEQREALDRLEDHL; this comes from the coding sequence ATGGCCGACAAGCGTGGCAAGAAGCGCTCGAACGGGCAAGGCTCGGTCTATCAGCGCAAGGACGGCATCTGGGTCGGTGCGGCCTACGTGCTAACCACGACCGGGCACCGCAAGCGGATCACCGTCTCAGCCAAGACCAAGACCGAGGCCGACCGCAAACTCCGCAAGAAGATCAACGACTCCGACAACGGCGTCCCGGTCGCTGCCGAGTCGTGGACGCTCGGAGCCTACCTCGAACACTGGTTGGCCAATGTCGTCCGCCACCGGAGGCCCAAGACGTATCAGGGCTACGAAGGGGTCGTTCGTCGCTACCTTGTGCCCGGGCTGGGTAAGAAGAAGCTCGCCACCCTCAAAGCCCCCGAGATGCGGGCATTCTTTACCCGGCTCGAGCACGACTGCCGCTGTTGCGCCGACGGCATCGACGCTGACCGGCCGGTCGACCAGCAGAAGTGCTGTGCATTGGGACGCTGCTGCGACAAACGGCTCTCCGTGCGCACCATCCAATTCATCCACGCCGTCTTGCGCAACGCGCTGCAACAAGCCATGCGCGAGGAACTGGTCATGCGCAACGTCGCCACGCTCGTGCAGGTCAAGACCCCCAAGTACCGGGTTAATCGCGGCTTGGAGCTCGCGGACGCCAGAAAGCTCCTGCGGGAATCTGAGGATGACCGCCTGCATGCCTTGTATGTGCTGGCGCTCTACCTGGGTCTTCGGCGCGCCGAGCTGCTTGGACTCCGCTGGGAGGACGTCGACCTCAACGAAGGGGCGTTGGAACTGGTTCAGACGCTGCAACGAGTCGGCGGGGAGTTGATGGTAGTTCCAACCAAGACTGCCGGTTCAACTCGAACCATCCCGCTGCCGAGCGTGTGTATCCGGGCACTCCGAGCGCACCAGGATCGCCAGATTCGGGAGCGTGAGAGTGCTGAGGTCTGGAAGGATTCCGGTTTGGTGTTCACGAACACCATCGGTCGTCCGTTGGAACCCGGCAATCTGCGTCGAAGCTGGCATCCGCTGCGTGACCGGATCGGGCTGCCCGAGACGCGGTTCCACGACTTGCGGCACTCGTGCGTGAGCCTGCTGCTTGACGTCGGCGTGCCGCCGCACATCGTGGCGCGGATCGTAGGGCACTCGGACAGCCGGATCACCATGAGCATCTACGCTCACGCCTCGCTCGACGAGCAGCGAGAGGCGTTGGACCGCCTCGAGGACCACCTGTGA
- a CDS encoding threonine/serine exporter family protein encodes MGITQRARGALRRRPAEESAGSRSAVYGPQLPDDATVHLVLDLGLRIGEVQMASGAGASDVSATILGVANAYGLPHCEVDVIYTSITVSCYRGTEVLPITTMRVVRNRANDYTRLTEVESLVRRITRGQITASEAYAELDRITTSPHPFPRWVATMAWAGMAASLSILLGGGSDPWLPLVAAAVTALIDRVGRWLNQRALPFFFQQAVGGAIATGVAIACASTNVVPDAALAVASSIIVLLSGLTVVASMQDAITGYNVTAAGRIAEIAMMSAGLIAGVVLALYMSVEVFGQEAVGGAFESIGGAQIDSPALRVPIMALAGASTSACFALASYSPPRPLLVAGLGGSVAAGTFALLQLTGTSPILSSAVATTVVGFVGGIIARRLRIPVLVIAVAGVAPLLPGLATYRGLYTLAVAGDTTGVPMLITAVATGIALGAGVVLGEFLARPVRTGLGRLERKMAGPRMAGPVRPAERRLD; translated from the coding sequence GTGGGAATCACGCAGCGCGCTCGGGGAGCGCTGCGTCGTCGACCGGCCGAGGAATCCGCCGGGTCGCGCAGCGCCGTGTACGGGCCGCAGCTGCCGGACGACGCGACCGTGCACCTGGTACTCGACCTCGGCCTGCGCATCGGCGAGGTCCAGATGGCCAGCGGAGCGGGCGCGTCCGACGTCAGCGCGACGATCCTCGGCGTGGCCAACGCGTACGGCCTGCCGCACTGCGAGGTCGACGTCATCTACACGTCGATCACCGTGTCCTGCTATCGCGGCACCGAGGTGCTGCCGATCACGACGATGCGCGTGGTGCGCAACCGCGCCAACGACTACACGCGGCTGACCGAGGTCGAATCGCTGGTCCGGCGCATCACCCGGGGTCAGATCACCGCCTCCGAGGCGTACGCGGAGCTCGACCGGATCACCACGTCTCCGCACCCGTTCCCGCGCTGGGTCGCGACGATGGCGTGGGCGGGCATGGCGGCGTCGCTGTCGATCCTGCTCGGCGGCGGCTCCGACCCGTGGCTGCCGCTCGTCGCCGCAGCGGTGACGGCGTTGATCGACCGCGTCGGCCGGTGGCTGAACCAGCGAGCCTTGCCGTTCTTCTTCCAGCAGGCCGTCGGCGGTGCGATAGCCACCGGTGTGGCGATCGCCTGTGCCTCCACGAACGTGGTGCCCGACGCCGCGCTCGCCGTCGCGTCCAGCATCATCGTTCTGTTGTCCGGTCTCACCGTCGTCGCGTCCATGCAGGACGCGATCACGGGGTACAACGTGACCGCGGCCGGCCGGATCGCCGAGATCGCCATGATGTCGGCGGGACTCATCGCGGGTGTGGTGCTCGCGCTCTACATGTCCGTGGAGGTCTTCGGGCAGGAAGCCGTCGGCGGGGCGTTCGAAAGCATCGGCGGCGCCCAGATCGACTCCCCCGCACTCAGGGTGCCGATCATGGCTCTCGCGGGCGCCTCGACCTCCGCATGCTTCGCGCTGGCCAGCTACTCGCCGCCCCGACCGCTGCTCGTCGCGGGGCTCGGTGGTTCGGTCGCCGCCGGAACGTTCGCGCTGCTGCAGCTCACCGGCACCAGCCCCATCCTGTCGTCGGCGGTCGCGACCACGGTCGTCGGTTTCGTCGGCGGCATCATCGCGCGTCGCCTCCGCATCCCCGTATTGGTGATCGCTGTCGCCGGTGTGGCGCCGCTGCTGCCGGGGCTGGCCACCTACCGTGGGCTTTACACGTTGGCCGTCGCCGGAGACACCACCGGTGTCCCCATGCTCATCACCGCCGTCGCGACGGGGATCGCGCTGGGTGCGGGCGTGGTGCTCGGTGAGTTCCTGGCCCGTCCGGTCCGCACCGGCCTCGGGCGGCTCGAACGAAAGATGGCGGGCCCGCGGATGGCCGGGCCCGTGCGCCCCGCGGAGCGCCGTCTGGACTGA
- a CDS encoding alpha,alpha-trehalose-phosphate synthase (UDP-forming), whose translation MSEKSERADFVVVANRLPVDLERLPDGTERWKHSPGGLVTALEPFLRARHGAWVGWPGVADVDVEPFTDEDMTLRPVRLSSDEFREYYEGFSNATLWPLYHDVVVSPVFDRSWWESYRRVNQRFAEATAEVSAEGATVWVQDYQLQLVPSMLRELRPDLRIGFFLHIPFPPVELFMQLPWRTEIVRGLLGADLVGFHRPGGAQNFLWLARRLAGFEPSRGQVGVRSRPGMVQVGDRTVRVGAFPISIASSELDQLARTKEVQQRAKEIRAELGSPRKIMLGVDRLDYTKGIDVRLHAMHELLAEGRVRADEVAMIQVATPSRERVEHYKQMREDIEREVGRINGEFGRVGHPAVHYLHTHIDRKDLVAFYCAADVMVVTPVRDGMNLVCKEYVASRHDLGGTLVLSEFAGAAAELTSAFLVNPHNLDGVKESLSAALGIEQAEGRRRMRALRRQVLTHDVDRWARSFLEALGAH comes from the coding sequence GTGAGCGAGAAGTCCGAGCGGGCCGACTTCGTCGTGGTCGCGAACCGTCTGCCGGTGGACCTCGAACGTCTCCCCGACGGCACCGAACGATGGAAACACAGCCCGGGAGGGCTGGTTACCGCCCTGGAGCCGTTCCTGCGGGCACGCCACGGCGCGTGGGTCGGCTGGCCCGGTGTCGCCGACGTCGACGTCGAACCGTTCACCGACGAGGACATGACGCTGCGCCCGGTCCGGCTCTCGTCGGACGAGTTCCGCGAGTACTACGAGGGATTCTCGAACGCGACGCTGTGGCCGCTGTATCACGACGTGGTGGTCTCGCCGGTCTTCGACCGCAGCTGGTGGGAGTCGTACCGGCGGGTCAACCAGCGGTTCGCGGAGGCCACCGCCGAGGTCAGCGCCGAGGGCGCGACCGTGTGGGTGCAGGACTACCAGCTGCAGCTCGTTCCTTCGATGCTGCGCGAGCTGCGTCCGGACCTGCGGATCGGGTTCTTCCTGCACATCCCGTTCCCGCCGGTCGAGTTGTTCATGCAGTTGCCGTGGCGGACCGAGATCGTCCGTGGCCTGCTCGGCGCGGACCTCGTCGGATTCCACCGCCCTGGCGGCGCGCAGAACTTCCTGTGGCTGGCGCGGCGACTGGCCGGGTTCGAACCGAGCCGCGGCCAGGTGGGGGTGCGCTCCCGGCCGGGCATGGTGCAGGTCGGAGACCGGACGGTGCGGGTCGGCGCGTTCCCGATCTCCATCGCCTCGTCGGAGCTCGACCAGCTCGCGCGTACCAAGGAGGTGCAGCAGCGGGCGAAGGAGATCCGGGCCGAACTAGGCAGCCCCCGCAAGATCATGCTCGGCGTGGACCGCCTCGACTACACCAAGGGCATCGACGTGCGTCTGCACGCGATGCACGAGTTGCTCGCCGAGGGCCGGGTCCGTGCCGACGAGGTCGCGATGATCCAGGTCGCCACCCCGAGCCGGGAACGCGTCGAGCACTACAAGCAGATGCGCGAGGACATCGAGCGTGAGGTCGGGCGCATCAACGGCGAGTTCGGCCGGGTCGGCCACCCCGCCGTGCACTACTTGCACACCCACATCGATCGCAAGGACCTGGTGGCGTTCTACTGCGCGGCGGACGTCATGGTGGTCACACCCGTACGCGATGGGATGAATCTCGTGTGCAAAGAGTACGTGGCGTCCCGCCACGACCTCGGCGGAACCCTCGTGCTCAGCGAGTTCGCGGGCGCGGCGGCGGAGCTCACGAGTGCGTTCCTGGTGAATCCGCATAACCTGGACGGTGTGAAGGAGTCCTTGTCGGCGGCCCTCGGAATCGAGCAAGCCGAGGGGCGCCGTAGGATGCGCGCGTTGCGCAGACAAGTGCTCACCCACGACGTCGACCGGTGGGCGAGATCGTTCCTGGAAGCACTCGGAGCACACTGA
- the otsB gene encoding trehalose-phosphatase has product MTAEALPAELRRRIVQLARTPRLLVACDYDGTLAPIVTNPNAATPQQESVHAMRSLASLPATTTAVISGRALRDLATLSRLPSEVHLVGSHGSEFDAGFVHQLEPEATELRTRLQVEVQNLVKDRPGVTLEPKPASVAVHVRNAEPDVAEQVLDAVRTGPALWEGVEVTDGKAVVELAVVQTDKGIALDALRHQVGATAAIFLGDDVTDEKAFARLHGPDIGVKIGPGDTLADYRIADTPDVATVLAFLMDERRTWLFGEQAPPIERLTMLSNERNVALLTPEARLTWMCHPGPDSAAFVADLLGGFAAGHFSVRPTYKQGDANGGQRDPMPLGQRYVPGTMTVETRWSRLLVTDFLEHGSDAHRTDLVRVISGETSVVVDFCPRPEFGQVAVQLTAEAGGLRVQGTAEPMVLYSPGVQWTISSDGMHESAQAIVEVTEDSPVTLELRCGSDSLEPAEESYEQRRRKADSYWSDWLDGLTLPDTERDLVARSALTLRGLCNSDTGGIMAAATTSLPEEIGGVRNWDYRYCWLRDGAMTAQALVSLGSTAEAEAFLDWLHGVVETLPGPERLHPLYSLQGTSLGPEAVIDSLPGYAGSRPVRVGNLADQQVQLDVFGPVVELALHLSTLTGTLRDRDWQLVKDMAEAVAQRWFEPDHGIWEERDVPRHHVYSKVMCWVTLDRALTLADRHGKDPEPGWAPLREEIAQDVMKNGWHPEVQAFTTAYEGSDLDAASLYVGLSGLIDPSDERFRATVIAIEAELRTGSTVYRYRRDDGLPGGEGGFHLCATWLIEAYLLTGRRTEAEELFQQIVDNAGPTGLLSEEYDPIAERSLGNHPQAYSHLGLIRCAKLLDA; this is encoded by the coding sequence TTGACCGCCGAAGCCCTCCCCGCCGAACTGCGCCGCAGGATCGTCCAACTGGCACGGACGCCGCGGTTGCTGGTCGCCTGTGACTACGACGGGACTCTCGCGCCCATCGTCACGAACCCGAACGCCGCGACGCCGCAGCAGGAATCCGTGCACGCGATGCGCTCGCTGGCCTCGTTGCCCGCCACCACCACCGCCGTGATCTCCGGTCGCGCGCTGCGCGACCTGGCGACGCTGTCCCGCCTGCCTTCCGAGGTGCACCTCGTCGGCAGCCACGGCTCCGAGTTCGACGCCGGCTTCGTGCACCAGCTCGAGCCGGAAGCCACCGAGCTCCGCACCCGCTTGCAGGTCGAGGTGCAGAACCTCGTCAAGGACCGGCCGGGCGTCACCCTGGAGCCCAAGCCCGCGAGCGTCGCCGTGCACGTCCGCAACGCGGAGCCCGACGTGGCCGAACAGGTGCTGGACGCGGTGCGCACCGGCCCGGCGCTGTGGGAGGGCGTGGAGGTCACCGACGGCAAGGCCGTCGTGGAACTGGCCGTCGTGCAGACCGACAAGGGCATCGCGTTGGACGCGTTGCGTCATCAGGTCGGCGCCACCGCCGCCATCTTCCTCGGCGACGACGTCACCGACGAGAAGGCGTTCGCCCGCCTGCACGGCCCGGACATCGGCGTGAAGATCGGCCCCGGCGACACGCTCGCCGACTACCGGATTGCCGACACGCCGGACGTCGCGACCGTGCTCGCGTTCCTCATGGACGAGCGGCGCACCTGGCTGTTCGGGGAGCAGGCTCCGCCGATCGAGCGCCTCACGATGTTGTCCAACGAGCGCAACGTCGCCCTGCTCACGCCCGAAGCACGCCTGACCTGGATGTGCCATCCGGGTCCGGACTCGGCAGCCTTCGTTGCCGACCTGCTCGGCGGGTTCGCCGCAGGCCACTTCTCGGTGCGCCCGACCTACAAGCAGGGTGACGCGAACGGCGGACAGCGTGATCCGATGCCGCTGGGGCAGCGCTACGTGCCGGGGACGATGACGGTCGAGACCCGCTGGTCCCGGCTGCTGGTCACCGATTTCCTCGAGCACGGCAGCGACGCCCACCGCACCGACCTGGTGCGCGTCATCAGCGGCGAGACCAGCGTCGTCGTCGACTTCTGCCCCCGGCCCGAGTTCGGCCAGGTCGCCGTGCAGCTCACCGCCGAGGCCGGCGGGCTGCGGGTGCAGGGCACCGCCGAGCCGATGGTGCTGTACTCGCCGGGCGTGCAGTGGACGATCAGCAGCGACGGGATGCACGAGTCCGCGCAGGCGATCGTCGAGGTCACCGAGGACTCCCCGGTGACATTGGAGCTGCGTTGCGGCAGCGACTCGCTCGAACCGGCAGAGGAGTCGTACGAACAGCGCCGCCGGAAGGCGGACTCGTACTGGTCGGACTGGCTGGACGGGCTGACGTTGCCGGACACCGAACGCGACCTCGTGGCGCGCTCGGCGCTGACGCTGCGCGGACTGTGCAATTCGGACACCGGCGGGATCATGGCTGCGGCGACGACGTCGCTGCCGGAGGAGATCGGCGGCGTCCGCAACTGGGACTACCGCTACTGCTGGCTTCGTGACGGCGCGATGACGGCGCAGGCGCTGGTGTCCCTCGGGTCCACCGCGGAGGCCGAGGCGTTCCTGGACTGGCTGCACGGCGTGGTCGAGACGCTGCCCGGGCCGGAACGACTGCACCCGCTGTACTCGCTGCAGGGCACCAGTCTCGGACCGGAGGCCGTCATCGACAGCTTGCCCGGTTACGCGGGATCGCGCCCGGTCCGCGTCGGCAACCTCGCCGACCAGCAGGTGCAGCTCGACGTCTTCGGCCCGGTGGTCGAACTCGCGCTGCACCTGTCGACCCTCACCGGGACGCTGCGCGACCGCGACTGGCAACTCGTCAAGGACATGGCCGAAGCGGTCGCACAACGCTGGTTCGAGCCGGACCACGGCATCTGGGAGGAACGGGACGTTCCGCGTCACCACGTGTACTCCAAGGTGATGTGCTGGGTGACGCTCGACCGCGCCCTGACCCTCGCCGATCGCCACGGCAAGGACCCGGAGCCGGGCTGGGCACCGTTGCGCGAGGAGATCGCGCAGGACGTCATGAAGAACGGCTGGCACCCGGAGGTTCAGGCGTTCACCACCGCCTACGAGGGTTCCGACCTCGACGCCGCGTCGTTGTACGTGGGGTTGTCCGGGCTCATCGACCCGTCGGACGAGCGGTTCCGGGCTACGGTCATCGCGATCGAGGCCGAGCTGCGCACCGGCTCGACGGTGTACCGCTACCGGCGCGACGACGGGTTGCCCGGCGGCGAGGGCGGCTTCCACCTGTGTGCGACGTGGCTCATCGAGGCGTACCTGCTCACCGGGCGACGCACCGAGGCCGAGGAGTTGTTCCAGCAGATCGTGGACAACGCGGGGCCGACCGGGCTGCTCTCCGAGGAGTACGACCCGATCGCGGAGCGTTCGCTGGGTAACCACCCGCAGGCGTACTCGCACCTCGGGCTCATCCGCTGCGCCAAGCTCCTCGACGCCTGA
- a CDS encoding helix-turn-helix domain-containing protein, producing METKLMYRVEEVAKLLDVGRTAVFDLIRNGELASVKIGGARRIPRQAVDNYIEHLMEGAL from the coding sequence ATGGAGACGAAGTTGATGTATCGCGTGGAAGAGGTCGCGAAACTGCTCGACGTCGGTCGCACGGCCGTGTTCGACCTGATCCGCAACGGTGAGCTGGCCTCGGTCAAGATCGGAGGAGCACGACGCATACCGCGTCAAGCCGTCGACAACTACATCGAGCACCTGATGGAAGGGGCTCTGTGA
- a CDS encoding DUF4247 domain-containing protein has protein sequence MKPKFWFVIAAVCAGLALLLGLITVFSTGTGPAAYVDTHYTRASSLDLDRQDRAYTSPRPPSTVAREITDRWQPISQATDASGVYLRYSDDAVVVQPREQGSVIHVMDADRAYNRYHGVVAGFWAWTGPSGDSFRGRGPGAGK, from the coding sequence ATGAAACCGAAGTTCTGGTTCGTGATCGCGGCGGTCTGCGCCGGGCTCGCGCTGCTGCTCGGCCTGATCACGGTGTTCTCCACCGGCACCGGCCCGGCCGCCTACGTCGACACCCACTACACCCGGGCGTCCTCTTTGGACCTCGACCGGCAGGATCGCGCCTACACGAGCCCACGACCGCCGAGCACGGTCGCCAGGGAGATCACCGACCGGTGGCAGCCGATCTCGCAGGCCACCGACGCCTCCGGGGTGTACCTGCGCTACTCGGACGACGCGGTCGTGGTGCAGCCGCGCGAGCAAGGTTCGGTCATCCACGTGATGGACGCCGATCGCGCGTACAACCGCTACCACGGAGTCGTGGCCGGTTTCTGGGCGTGGACCGGCCCGAGCGGTGACAGCTTCCGGGGCCGGGGCCCGGGGGCGGGCAAGTGA
- a CDS encoding replication initiator yields MTLTPSTGHTRSVLGAGAVAETPDTAGLVHRASQPGYDRWLRHIASAAGCRYPIRLAGRTTSADPSTGEVTADLDTAHMPDGVLYTACGNRRASVCPHCAETYRADTYHLVHAGLLGGKGVPDTVTDHPTVFLTLAAPSFGAVHTAHKSGKPCHPRRDPHVCEHGIEFSCLRRHETGDDYAGRPFCLDCYDHQAQVVFNAYAGELWRYTSQNMRREVDRLGKRYGVKLRVSYAKVAEFQARGVVHFHALVRLDGVDPLDPDCITPPDPRLHVAYFEHALRQAAETTSYRTPAHPERPDGWLLSWGERSIDTRQVRLTVRDLDDNGALTDTAVAGYLAKYATKATETTGHLSRRLTHDTVGYYADMNTHPGRLITAAWYIGQLPDGIARLDENVDERIAFQKAWAGLHRWAHQLGFGGHFSTKSRRYSTTLATLRAARRNWKRQQAHAEDYPDKTVQPGDEPDILTIGHLTFAGIGWHTTADAQLANTAAAKAREHRHTVKEEATEQPF; encoded by the coding sequence ATGACTCTCACCCCCAGCACCGGACACACACGCTCGGTACTGGGGGCGGGAGCCGTCGCCGAGACACCCGACACCGCCGGCCTCGTCCACCGCGCCAGTCAACCCGGCTACGACCGCTGGCTGCGGCACATCGCTTCGGCCGCCGGCTGCCGCTACCCCATCCGCCTCGCCGGCCGCACCACATCGGCCGACCCCAGCACCGGAGAGGTGACCGCCGACCTCGACACCGCACATATGCCGGATGGGGTGCTCTACACCGCCTGCGGCAACCGCCGCGCCAGCGTGTGCCCGCACTGTGCCGAGACCTACCGAGCCGACACCTACCACCTCGTGCACGCGGGCCTGCTCGGCGGCAAAGGTGTCCCCGACACCGTCACCGACCACCCCACCGTGTTCCTGACCCTCGCCGCCCCGTCGTTCGGGGCCGTGCACACTGCCCACAAGTCCGGAAAGCCGTGCCATCCACGGCGTGATCCGCACGTGTGCGAACACGGCATCGAGTTCTCGTGCCTGCGCCGGCACGAAACCGGCGATGACTACGCGGGCCGGCCGTTCTGCTTGGACTGCTACGACCACCAAGCGCAAGTGGTGTTCAACGCCTACGCCGGGGAGCTGTGGCGCTACACCAGCCAGAACATGCGCCGGGAAGTCGACCGCCTCGGCAAACGCTACGGCGTGAAACTGCGCGTCTCCTACGCCAAAGTCGCCGAATTCCAAGCACGCGGGGTCGTGCACTTCCACGCCCTCGTCCGTCTCGACGGCGTCGACCCCCTCGACCCGGACTGCATCACCCCACCCGACCCACGCCTGCACGTCGCCTACTTCGAACACGCCCTGCGCCAAGCCGCGGAGACCACCAGCTACCGCACCCCGGCCCACCCCGAACGACCCGACGGATGGCTGTTGTCCTGGGGTGAGCGTTCGATCGATACCCGGCAGGTGCGGCTGACCGTCCGGGACCTCGACGACAACGGTGCCCTCACCGACACCGCCGTCGCCGGCTACCTCGCCAAATACGCCACCAAAGCCACCGAAACCACCGGGCACCTCTCCCGCCGGCTCACCCACGACACCGTCGGCTACTACGCCGACATGAACACGCACCCCGGCCGGCTCATCACCGCCGCCTGGTACATCGGCCAGTTACCGGATGGCATCGCCCGCCTCGACGAAAACGTCGACGAGCGCATCGCATTCCAGAAAGCCTGGGCAGGGCTGCACCGGTGGGCACACCAACTCGGCTTCGGCGGACACTTCTCCACCAAATCCCGCCGCTACTCCACCACCCTCGCCACCCTCCGCGCCGCCCGCCGCAACTGGAAACGCCAGCAAGCCCACGCCGAGGACTACCCCGACAAGACAGTCCAGCCCGGCGACGAACCCGACATCCTCACCATCGGCCACCTCACCTTCGCCGGCATCGGCTGGCACACCACCGCCGACGCCCAACTCGCCAACACCGCCGCCGCCAAAGCCCGCGAACACCGCCACACCGTCAAGGAGGAAGCCACCGAACAACCTTTCTGA
- a CDS encoding DUF4178 domain-containing protein has protein sequence MVSLIVVLLIVAVVATVLGVLAIRRSREGRQQPAARPVDPFHTGDQDSLRGDPRALKAGDIVEIRGITYTARGTLRMSEGGWTWSEHLLDDAKGTQLWLGVEEDPDLILSAWTPLAESGLAPGPATIEHDGRTFRSDESGSAEFRSEATTGLDDSGTVRYHDYEGPDGALLSFEAYGDAGWEAALGETLSRYDVTIYPVSPQ, from the coding sequence GTGGTTTCCTTGATCGTCGTGTTGCTGATCGTCGCTGTGGTGGCGACGGTCTTGGGCGTGCTCGCCATCCGACGCTCCCGCGAAGGGCGCCAGCAGCCCGCGGCACGGCCGGTCGACCCGTTCCACACCGGTGACCAGGACTCGCTGCGCGGTGATCCGCGCGCCCTGAAAGCGGGCGACATCGTGGAGATCCGCGGGATCACCTACACCGCACGCGGGACACTCCGCATGTCCGAGGGCGGCTGGACCTGGTCCGAGCATCTGCTCGACGACGCCAAGGGCACCCAGCTCTGGCTCGGCGTCGAGGAGGACCCGGACCTGATCCTGTCCGCGTGGACGCCGCTCGCCGAGTCCGGTCTGGCGCCCGGCCCGGCCACGATCGAGCACGACGGCCGGACTTTCCGTTCCGACGAGTCCGGTTCCGCGGAGTTCCGCAGCGAGGCCACCACCGGTCTCGACGACAGCGGCACCGTCCGCTACCACGACTACGAGGGCCCGGACGGAGCGCTGCTCAGTTTCGAGGCCTACGGCGACGCGGGCTGGGAGGCTGCCCTCGGTGAGACGCTCAGCCGGTACGACGTGACCATCTACCCCGTCTCGCCGCAGTAA